A genomic region of Ictidomys tridecemlineatus isolate mIctTri1 chromosome 10, mIctTri1.hap1, whole genome shotgun sequence contains the following coding sequences:
- the LOC144367575 gene encoding olfactory receptor 1F1, with product MRGTNQSSVSEFLLLGLSRQPQQQRLLFLLFLIMYLATVLGNLLIILAISTNSRLHTPMYFFLSNLSLVDICFSSTTVPKTLANHILGTQTISFSGCLTQMYFVFMFVDMDNFLLAVMAYDRFVAVCHPLHYTTKMTHRLCVLLVAGSWVIANLNVLLHTLLMARLSFCADNAIPHFFCDVTPLLRLSCSDTHLNELMILTEGALIMITPFVCILASYIHITCAVLRVPSTRGRWKAFSTCSSHLAVVSLFYGTIIAVYFNPSSSHSAEKDTAATVLYTVVTPMLNPFIYSLRNRDLKGALRKAVGGRTFSL from the coding sequence ATGAGAGGCACAAACCAGTCGAGCGTCTCCGAGTTCCTCCTCCTGGGACTCTCCAGGCAGCCCCAGCAGCAGCGgctcctcttcctgctcttcctgatCATGTACCTGGCCACCGTCCTGGgaaacctgctcatcatcctggccatcAGCACAAACTCCCGCctgcacacccccatgtacttcttcctcagcaaCCTGTCCCTTGTGGACATCTGCTTCTCCTCCACCACTGTCCCCAAGACGCTGGCCAATCACATCCTAGGGACGCAGACCATCTCCTTCTCTGGGTGTCTCACACAgatgtattttgttttcatgtttgtGGACATGGACAATTTCCTCCTGgctgtgatggcctatgaccgctttgTTGCTGTATGCCACCCCTTACATTACACAACCAAGATGACCCATCGGCTCTGTGTCCTGCTGGTGGCTGGATCTTGGGTCATCGCCAACCTGAACGTCCTCTTGCATACTCTGCTGATGGCCAGGCTCTCGTTCTGTGCAGACAATGCCATCCCccacttcttctgtgatgtgACTCCCCTCCTGAgactctcctgctcagacacacACCTCAATGAGCTGATGATTCTCACTGAGGGCGCCCTGATCATGATCACCCCGTTTGTGTGCATCCTGGCTTCCTACATCCACATCACCTGTGCTGTGCTGAGAGTCCCCTCCACAAGGGGGAGGtggaaagccttctccacctgcagcTCCCACCTGGCTGTGGTCTCCCTCTTCTATGGCACCATCATCGCGGTGTATTTCaacccctcctcctcccactcaGCTGAGAAAGACACTGCAGCCACCGTGCTGTACACAGTGGtgacccccatgctgaaccctttcatctacagcctgaggaacagggacTTGAAGGGGGCTCTAAGAAAAGCAGTGGGCGGGAGGACATTTTCTTTGTGA
- the LOC144367574 gene encoding olfactory receptor 1f45-like, translating to MRGTNQSSVSEFLLLGLSRQPRQQRLLFLLFLIMYLATVLGNLLIILAISTDSRLHTPMYFFLSNLSLVDICFSSTTVPKTLANHILGTQTISFSGCLTQMYFLCVFADMDNFLLAVMAYDRFVAVCHPLHYTTKMTHRLCVLLVAGSWVIANLNALLHTLLMARLSFCADNAIPHFFCDVTPLLRLSCSDTHLNELTILFEAGLLMIAPFICILVSYILIVYAVLRVPSTRGMWKAFSTCSSHLAVVFLFYGTITSLYFIPSSSHSAEKDPAAAVMYTVVTPMLNPFIYSLRNRDLKGALKKVVTMKLLSTQK from the coding sequence ATGAGAGGCACAAACCAGTCCAGCGTCTCCGAGTTCCTCCTCCTGGGACTCTCCAGGCAGCCCCGGCAGCAGCGgctcctcttcctgctcttcctgatCATGTACCTGGCCACCGTCCTGGgaaacctgctcatcatcctggccatcAGCACGGACTCCCGCctgcacacccccatgtacttcttcctcagcaaCCTGTCCCTTGTGGACATCTGCTTCTCCTCCACCACTGTCCCCAAGACGCTGGCCAATCACATCCTAGGGACGCAGACCATCTCCTTCTCTGGGTGTCTCACACAGAtgtattttctttgtgtgtttgctGACATGGACAATTTCCTTCTGGccgtgatggcctatgaccgctttgTTGCTGTATGCCACCCCTTACATTACACAACCAAGATGACCCATCGGCTCTGTGTCCTGCTGGTGGCAGGATCTTGGGTCATCGCCAACCTGAATGCTCTGCTGCACACTCTGCTGATGGCCAGGCTCTCGTTCTGTGCAGACAATGCCATCCCccacttcttctgtgatgtgACTCCCCTCCTGAgactctcctgctcagacacacACCTCAATGAACTGACAATTCTTTTTGAAGCAGGGCTATTAATGATAGCTCCATTTATTTGCATCCTGGTGTCATATATTCTTATTGTTTACGCTGTGCTGAGAGTCCCCTCCACAAGGGGAATGTGGAAAGCCTTCTCTACCTGCAGCTCCCACTTGGCTGTAGTTTTTCTCTTCTATGGCACCATCACATCTTTGTATTtcatcccttcctcctcccactcAGCTGAGAAAGACCCTGCAGCTGCTGTGATGTACACAGTGGTGACGCCCATGCTGAACCCtttcatctacagcctgaggaacagggacTTGAAAGGGGCCCTTAAAAAAGTGGTTACCATGAAACTTTTATCTACTCAAAAATAA
- the LOC144367576 gene encoding olfactory receptor 1F1-like, protein MRGTNQSSVSEFLLLGLSRQPQQQRLLFLLFLIMYLATVLGNLLIILAISMDSRLHTPMYFFLSNLSLVDICFSSTTVPKTLANHILGTQTISFSGCLTQMYFLFGLTDMDNFLLAVMAYDRFVAVCHPLHYTTKMTHRLCVLLVAGSWVIANLNALLHTLLMARLSFCADNAIPHFFCDVTPLLRLSCSDTHLNELMILTEGALIMITPFVCILASYIHIICAVLRVPSTRGRWKAFSTCSSHLAVVSLFYGTIIAVYFNPSSSHSAEKDAAATVLYTVVTPMLNPFIYSLRNRDLKGALRKAVGGRIGSY, encoded by the coding sequence ATGAGAGGCACAAACCAGTCCAGCGTCTCCGAGTTCCTCCTCCTGGGACTCTCCAGGCAGCCCCAGCAGCAGCGgctcctcttcctgctcttcctgatCATGTACCTGGCCACCGTCCTGGgaaacctgctcatcatcctggccatcAGCATGGACTCCCGCctgcacacccccatgtacttcttcctcagcaaCCTGTCCCTTGTGGACATCTGCTTCTCCTCCACCACTGTCCCCAAGACGCTGGCCAATCACATCCTAGGGACGCAGACCATCTCCTTCTCTGGGTGTCTCACACAGATGTATTTTCTCTTTGGACTTACTGATATGGACAATTTCCTTCTGGccgtgatggcctatgaccgctttgTTGCTGTATGCCACCCCTTACATTACACAACCAAGATGACCCATCGGCTCTGTGTCCTGCTGGTGGCTGGATCTTGGGTCATCGCCAACCTGAATGCTCTGCTGCACACTCTGCTGATGGCCAGGCTCTCGTTCTGTGCAGACAACGCCATCCCccacttcttctgtgatgtgACTCCCCTCCTGAgactctcctgctcagacacacACCTCAATGAGCTGATGATTCTCACTGAGGGCGCCCTGATCATGATCACCCCGTTTGTGTGCATCCTGGCTTCCTACATCCACATCATCTGTGCTGTGCTGAGAGTCCCCTCCACAAGGGGGAGGtggaaagccttctccacctgcagcTCCCACCTGGCTGTGGTCTCCCTCTTCTATGGCACCATCATCGCTGTGTATTTCaacccctcctcctcccactcaGCTGAGAAAGACGCTGCAGCCACCGTGCTGTACACAGTGGtgacccccatgctgaaccctttcatctacagcctgaggaacagggaTTTGAAGGGAGCTCTAAGAAAAGCAGTGGGCGGGAGGATAGGGTCTTACTGA